In Flavobacterium okayamense, a single window of DNA contains:
- a CDS encoding glycosyltransferase family 2 protein: protein MEKPLVSVIIPTYNRAHFLRLTLESIASQTYQNFEVHVIDDGSPNDEAQHVCEDFEKVTYYKIENSGGPAKPRNLGIKNAKGKYFAFVDDDDIWLPTKLEKQVAILENNEDFGLVHGCCEVIDEKDVLQNKIIGRLRNIQDKHGDVKAKMIGRWTVMMPTSFVRKTVIEKVGFFNEKIHAASEDVEFWTRCSFETNFYYLDEPLVYYRIHKNNISGNKNAYIELPLNLKLVLNQAYFENKINTATYKQLNERLGINFINQLKRNPLFVISKMRIFDNFWWLKVVYLKHLISKILK, encoded by the coding sequence ATGGAGAAACCGTTAGTATCAGTAATTATTCCAACATATAATCGAGCTCATTTTTTAAGGTTGACTCTAGAAAGCATTGCAAGTCAAACCTATCAAAACTTTGAAGTTCATGTTATTGATGATGGTTCACCTAATGATGAAGCTCAACACGTTTGTGAAGATTTTGAAAAAGTAACGTATTATAAAATCGAAAATAGTGGAGGGCCAGCAAAACCTAGAAATTTGGGCATAAAAAATGCGAAAGGAAAATATTTTGCCTTTGTAGATGATGATGATATATGGTTGCCAACAAAACTTGAAAAACAGGTGGCTATTTTAGAAAATAATGAAGACTTTGGTTTAGTACATGGTTGTTGTGAAGTTATTGATGAAAAGGATGTTTTACAAAATAAAATTATTGGAAGATTACGCAATATTCAAGATAAACACGGCGATGTAAAAGCGAAAATGATTGGGAGATGGACGGTTATGATGCCAACGTCATTTGTTCGTAAAACGGTAATTGAAAAAGTAGGTTTTTTTAATGAAAAAATCCATGCTGCAAGTGAAGATGTTGAATTTTGGACAAGATGCTCTTTTGAAACAAATTTCTATTATTTAGATGAACCTTTAGTTTATTACAGAATACATAAAAACAATATTTCAGGAAATAAGAATGCTTACATAGAATTACCGCTAAATTTAAAACTAGTTTTAAATCAAGCTTATTTTGAAAATAAAATTAATACGGCGACCTATAAGCAATTAAATGAACGTTTAGGTATAAATTTCATTAATCAATTAAAGCGTAACCCACTTTTTGTTATTTCAAAAATGAGAATATTTGATAATTTTTGGTGGTTAAAAGTAGTATACCTAAAACATTTAATTTCAAAAATTTTAAAATAA
- a CDS encoding glycosyltransferase family 2 protein, with amino-acid sequence MKLSISIITINYNNSKGLQKTLQSVVEQTYTDVEYIVIDGNSVDGSVEVIESYKDSIAKWISEKDDGIYNAMNKGIAMATGQYILFLNSGDVFTSKNTLQDCINHINFKGDIIYGDYQFENGEKIYPDTITPYYFVKSSLPHQSTFFHKSVFDKMGYFDESYQICADRAFYLKCCVSNLFTWQHIKYPITLFDLGGLSNNPNHLKKKQEEDERLWRENLGVHYTDYKKMFSLEQEINRLRKETISGILNRISKKIKSLWRNR; translated from the coding sequence ATGAAGTTGTCAATATCAATCATCACAATAAATTATAACAATTCAAAAGGTTTACAAAAGACTTTACAATCTGTTGTAGAGCAAACATACACAGATGTAGAATATATAGTTATTGATGGTAATTCTGTAGATGGAAGTGTAGAGGTTATTGAATCATATAAAGATTCAATAGCTAAATGGATAAGTGAAAAAGATGATGGAATTTACAATGCCATGAATAAGGGAATAGCAATGGCTACGGGTCAATATATCCTTTTTTTAAATAGTGGTGATGTTTTTACTTCAAAAAACACCTTACAAGACTGTATCAATCATATCAATTTTAAAGGCGACATCATTTACGGAGATTATCAATTTGAAAACGGTGAAAAGATTTACCCAGATACGATTACTCCTTATTATTTTGTAAAATCATCATTACCTCATCAAAGTACTTTTTTTCACAAGTCAGTTTTTGATAAAATGGGATATTTTGATGAAAGTTATCAAATCTGTGCAGATAGGGCATTTTACTTAAAATGTTGTGTGAGTAATTTGTTTACTTGGCAACATATAAAATATCCAATTACACTTTTCGATTTGGGAGGTCTAAGTAATAATCCTAATCATCTTAAAAAGAAACAAGAAGAAGACGAAAGGTTGTGGAGAGAAAATTTAGGAGTTCATTATACCGATTACAAAAAAATGTTCTCACTAGAACAAGAAATTAATCGGTTAAGAAAAGAAACTATTAGCGGTATTTTAAACAGAATTTCTAAAAAAATTAAAAGTTTATGGAGAAACCGTTAG
- a CDS encoding glycosyltransferase, giving the protein MKVLHITASNRGGAGIAALRLHYALNKNGVQSAYLSKNLTIDFNNNHIKDNFFDYKRLSFIQRIFKKMDLFFSLSKESKSRVKIEKVKSNLEYEIYTIPFCSIKLEEHPLVREADILNFHWMGGILNYPAFFEKCKKPIVWTMHDLSPIQGIFHYKNDIIRNKKWIGDLENELKKYKLEVLNNNIKAIVSPSNWLLQEVKNENLNPDIILETIPNCIDFDQFRLQNRSELRLKYDIKPDEFVLLFVADSLKNKRKGFDVMLEAVAQLENISFTVLTIGKGDITIKNQKVIALGEIHDASKMAEAYTVSNVFVLPSREDNLPNVMLESFACGTPVVSFNHGGMKDFIIENKTGILAQEISGSALANAIEKFYLSKGLYDSNFIANFAKENFSKEKQASLYTKLYNKLVK; this is encoded by the coding sequence ATGAAAGTACTCCATATAACGGCATCAAATAGAGGAGGAGCTGGAATTGCTGCTTTAAGACTTCATTATGCGCTTAATAAAAATGGTGTACAATCTGCATATTTGAGTAAAAACCTAACTATTGATTTTAACAATAATCATATAAAAGATAATTTTTTTGATTATAAAAGATTAAGTTTTATACAGCGTATTTTTAAAAAAATGGACCTTTTTTTTTCTTTGTCTAAAGAGAGTAAAAGTAGAGTGAAAATCGAAAAGGTAAAGTCGAACTTGGAGTATGAAATTTATACCATACCATTTTGTTCGATTAAATTAGAAGAGCATCCTTTAGTTAGAGAAGCAGATATATTAAATTTTCATTGGATGGGTGGAATTTTAAATTACCCAGCATTTTTTGAAAAATGTAAAAAACCTATAGTTTGGACAATGCATGATTTAAGCCCTATTCAAGGAATATTTCATTATAAGAATGATATAATAAGAAATAAAAAATGGATTGGTGATTTAGAAAATGAATTAAAAAAATATAAGTTAGAAGTTTTAAATAATAATATAAAAGCAATTGTTTCTCCTTCTAATTGGTTGCTACAAGAAGTTAAAAATGAAAATTTAAATCCTGATATTATTTTAGAGACTATACCTAATTGTATTGATTTTGATCAATTTCGATTGCAAAATAGAAGCGAATTAAGATTGAAATATGATATAAAACCAGATGAATTTGTATTGCTTTTTGTCGCAGATTCTTTAAAAAATAAAAGAAAAGGCTTTGATGTAATGTTAGAAGCTGTAGCACAGTTGGAAAATATTTCGTTTACAGTTTTAACAATAGGTAAAGGCGATATAACTATTAAAAATCAAAAGGTAATAGCTTTAGGTGAAATTCATGACGCTTCAAAAATGGCTGAAGCTTACACAGTTTCAAACGTATTTGTTTTACCAAGCCGTGAAGATAATTTACCAAATGTAATGTTAGAGTCCTTTGCTTGTGGTACACCCGTTGTGAGCTTTAATCACGGCGGAATGAAAGATTTTATCATTGAGAATAAAACAGGAATTTTAGCGCAAGAAATTTCAGGGAGTGCATTGGCAAATGCCATTGAAAAGTTTTATTTATCTAAAGGGCTTTATGATTCTAACTTTATTGCCAACTTTGCAAAAGAAAATTTTTCAAAAGAAAAACAAGCAAGTTTATATACTAAACTGTATAATAAATTAGTAAAATGA
- a CDS encoding glycosyltransferase, with protein MIPKKLHYCWFGPNPKSKVFEQCFLSWKKFCPDFEIIEWNEKNTKHITNSFFKNALRKKKYAFASDFIRTKILYEQGGIYLDTDMLLVKSIDELLSYKFFTGEEVEGRVAYGFYGAIPKNHFLEKMLDFYENTYFNAWSPPVITHTFKYLITQDNLDENEIIFQPNVFYPLPYEYKNNDYKDYIKKDTFAVHLWEHSWKAKTKEETLFSLLSKLYVVMIDFVFYKYPFTYFKRYSKEFGRKAYRKIFRK; from the coding sequence ATGATTCCAAAAAAACTACATTATTGTTGGTTTGGCCCAAATCCTAAATCAAAAGTTTTTGAACAATGTTTCTTATCATGGAAAAAATTTTGTCCTGATTTTGAAATTATTGAATGGAATGAAAAAAACACAAAACACATTACCAATTCTTTTTTTAAAAATGCACTTCGCAAAAAAAAATATGCATTTGCTTCAGATTTCATAAGAACAAAAATACTCTATGAACAAGGTGGTATATATTTAGACACCGATATGTTATTAGTTAAATCAATAGATGAATTACTTAGTTATAAATTTTTTACAGGAGAAGAAGTAGAAGGAAGAGTAGCTTATGGTTTTTATGGAGCAATTCCTAAGAATCATTTTTTAGAGAAAATGTTAGACTTTTATGAAAATACATATTTTAATGCTTGGTCACCACCGGTCATAACGCATACTTTTAAATATTTAATTACTCAAGATAATTTAGATGAAAACGAAATAATATTTCAACCTAATGTTTTTTATCCACTACCTTATGAGTACAAGAATAACGATTATAAAGACTATATTAAAAAAGATACTTTTGCCGTTCATTTATGGGAACATTCTTGGAAAGCTAAAACAAAAGAGGAAACTTTATTTAGCCTTTTAAGTAAATTGTATGTAGTAATGATAGATTTTGTATTTTATAAATATCCATTTACTTATTTTAAACGCTATTCAAAAGAATTTGGTAGAAAAGCATATAGGAAAATTTTTAGAAAATGA
- a CDS encoding glycosyltransferase family 2 protein, producing the protein MPRVSIIVPNYNHEKYLNDRLKSIFNQTFQDFEIILMDDRSLDGSVEVLKNYSKNSKVSHLILNDINSGSPFGMWKKGFELAKGEFIWIAESDDWANENLLFELVNAIEKDTSIVVAHCNSYFEFYEKTIPNNWWDSLSLTYWQKSYVESGEKLLLNYGRYKCPVINVSSAIIRKDILKNIEIPIEFRYCGDWWFWAQIFKQGKVTFIAKYFNHIRMHSSSATATKSLQTFNRFLENVRVVKQIHQLLNIRFTYSKKYKWLIDIWEQFIRIDKNYLKTKYYCNDLPFFFKSAMFFRVNNLLFKRLKRKIKI; encoded by the coding sequence TTGCCAAGAGTTAGTATAATAGTACCCAATTATAATCATGAAAAGTATTTAAATGATAGATTAAAGAGTATTTTTAATCAAACTTTTCAGGATTTCGAAATAATTCTAATGGACGATAGAAGTTTAGATGGAAGTGTTGAGGTTTTGAAGAATTACAGCAAAAATAGTAAGGTAAGTCATTTAATTTTAAATGATATTAATAGCGGTTCTCCTTTTGGAATGTGGAAAAAAGGTTTTGAATTAGCAAAAGGTGAATTTATTTGGATTGCAGAAAGTGATGATTGGGCAAATGAAAATTTATTATTTGAATTAGTAAATGCAATTGAAAAAGATACAAGTATTGTAGTTGCCCATTGTAATAGTTATTTTGAATTTTATGAAAAAACAATTCCTAATAATTGGTGGGATAGTTTAAGTTTAACTTATTGGCAAAAGTCTTATGTTGAAAGTGGAGAAAAGCTTTTATTAAACTATGGTAGGTATAAATGTCCAGTTATTAATGTTTCATCAGCGATAATAAGAAAAGATATTTTAAAGAATATTGAAATTCCAATTGAATTTAGATATTGTGGAGATTGGTGGTTTTGGGCACAAATTTTTAAACAAGGTAAAGTAACATTTATTGCAAAATATTTTAATCATATCCGGATGCATAGTTCTTCTGCAACGGCAACAAAATCTTTGCAAACATTTAATCGTTTTTTAGAGAATGTAAGGGTTGTTAAACAAATTCATCAATTGTTAAATATAAGATTTACATATTCAAAAAAATATAAGTGGCTAATTGATATATGGGAACAGTTTATAAGAATTGATAAAAATTATTTAAAAACTAAATATTATTGTAACGATTTACCATTTTTTTTTAAATCAGCTATGTTTTTTAGAGTCAATAATTTATTATTTAAAAGGTTAAAAAGAAAAATAAAAATATGA
- a CDS encoding glycosyltransferase family 2 protein, with protein MKVIPMVSVVMITYGHEKFIKEAIEGVLLQKADFSIELIIANDCSPDKTDKIVSELIISNETNIEISYKKHEANIGMMPNFIFALNQANGKYIAICDGDDFWNDPYKLQKQVNFLESNTEYVLCFHKIKILKPNGELVDDFITKVPKKHQTLIDLASFGNYIHTPSVVFKNILKEFPEEFFRSPFGDFFIYLLLAEHGKLHHIEENMAVYRYGVGVHSTKSKLKMAKISNLFFINYLSYSNNKEVNKVIFEKQLMSYDKFEQLVKEDCNLQTLFENYKQKLHYIFIKIKKKIKTIK; from the coding sequence ATGAAAGTGATACCAATGGTCAGTGTAGTAATGATAACCTATGGTCATGAAAAATTTATCAAAGAGGCTATAGAAGGAGTTTTATTACAAAAGGCTGATTTTTCCATCGAATTAATTATAGCTAATGATTGTTCTCCTGATAAGACAGATAAAATTGTTAGTGAGCTAATAATTTCTAATGAAACCAATATTGAAATTTCATATAAAAAACATGAAGCTAATATTGGTATGATGCCAAATTTTATTTTTGCATTAAATCAAGCAAATGGTAAATACATTGCAATTTGTGATGGGGATGATTTTTGGAATGACCCTTATAAACTTCAAAAACAAGTCAATTTTTTGGAAAGTAATACTGAATATGTGCTTTGTTTTCATAAAATAAAAATACTGAAACCAAATGGTGAATTAGTAGATGATTTTATTACTAAAGTTCCAAAAAAACATCAAACTTTAATAGATTTAGCCAGCTTTGGAAATTATATACATACTCCAAGTGTTGTATTCAAAAACATTCTTAAAGAATTTCCTGAAGAGTTTTTTAGAAGTCCTTTTGGAGATTTTTTTATTTATTTGTTGTTAGCAGAACATGGAAAATTGCATCATATAGAAGAAAATATGGCAGTATATCGTTACGGTGTAGGTGTTCATTCAACAAAATCAAAGTTAAAAATGGCTAAAATTTCTAACTTATTTTTTATAAATTATTTGTCATATTCTAATAATAAAGAAGTAAATAAAGTAATTTTTGAAAAGCAATTGATGTCATATGATAAATTTGAGCAATTGGTTAAAGAAGATTGTAATCTACAGACTTTGTTTGAAAACTATAAACAAAAATTGCATTATATATTCATTAAGATTAAGAAAAAAATAAAAACCATAAAGTAA
- a CDS encoding acetyltransferase, which produces MLIVGAKGFAKEVLEVLYQLNDIENVVFYDDVSENLPEQLYKRFDILRNTEEVKKYFQNVDSRFTLGIGGPVLRKKMFDKFSDIGGVFTSTISPKANIGHFGNEIENGSNVMTGTVITNDIHLGKGVLINLNCTIGHDSTIGDFVEMSPGVHVSGNCKIGSYSNIGTNATILPKITIGNNVIVGAGSVVTKEVPSNSLVVGVPAKIIKELPLINF; this is translated from the coding sequence ATGTTAATAGTAGGAGCAAAAGGATTCGCTAAAGAAGTTTTAGAAGTTTTGTATCAATTAAATGATATAGAAAACGTTGTTTTTTATGATGACGTTTCTGAAAATTTACCGGAACAGCTTTATAAGCGTTTTGATATTTTAAGAAATACAGAAGAAGTTAAAAAATACTTTCAAAATGTAGATAGTCGATTTACTCTAGGAATTGGAGGACCTGTTTTAAGAAAAAAAATGTTCGACAAATTCTCGGATATAGGAGGTGTGTTTACTTCAACAATTAGTCCAAAAGCAAATATTGGTCATTTTGGAAATGAAATTGAAAATGGAAGCAATGTAATGACAGGAACGGTTATCACAAACGATATTCATTTAGGGAAAGGTGTATTGATAAATTTAAATTGTACTATTGGTCACGATTCTACTATTGGTGATTTTGTTGAGATGTCACCAGGTGTTCATGTTTCTGGAAATTGCAAAATTGGGAGTTATTCAAATATTGGAACTAATGCAACAATTTTACCAAAAATAACCATTGGGAACAATGTAATTGTTGGAGCAGGTTCGGTAGTTACCAAAGAAGTTCCTAGTAACAGTTTAGTAGTTGGAGTTCCAGCTAAAATTATAAAGGAACTACCCTTAATAAATTTTTAA
- a CDS encoding DegT/DnrJ/EryC1/StrS family aminotransferase has protein sequence MINVTKTFFPPIEVYQKLLERIWQNQWLTNRGELLLELEEKIKKYLNLDNILITNNGTIPLQIALKLLANGGEIITTPFSYVATTSSIMWENCTPIFVDIHPEYLTIDETKIEAAITDKTSAILATHVFGNPCHVEAIYALAQKYNLKVIYDAAHCFGVTYNGKSIFEYGDVSTCSFHATKVFHTGEGGAVFTNDKELQHKIFYSHNFGHNGPLDFHGLGINAKISELQAAMGLSVLPFMEEILNGREKTVGFYNENLNLDKIQTLKLREGTNWNFSYYPIVLESENALLEVMDKLKEKDIFPRRYFYPSLNKLNYVAGPKMPISESIASRILCLPLSAEYKEEDLNIITNIINNVVC, from the coding sequence ATGATTAACGTAACTAAAACTTTTTTTCCTCCTATAGAAGTTTACCAAAAACTGTTAGAACGTATTTGGCAAAATCAATGGCTAACAAATCGTGGTGAATTGTTATTAGAACTAGAGGAAAAGATTAAAAAGTATTTAAATTTAGATAATATTCTAATAACTAATAACGGAACAATTCCATTACAAATTGCATTAAAGCTACTAGCAAATGGAGGAGAAATAATCACAACACCTTTTAGTTATGTTGCCACAACTTCTTCTATTATGTGGGAAAATTGTACTCCTATTTTTGTTGATATTCATCCAGAATATTTAACCATTGACGAAACTAAAATTGAAGCAGCAATTACAGATAAAACCTCGGCAATATTAGCGACACACGTATTCGGAAATCCTTGTCATGTAGAAGCAATTTATGCTTTAGCTCAAAAGTATAACTTAAAAGTTATCTATGATGCAGCACATTGTTTTGGGGTAACCTACAACGGGAAAAGTATTTTTGAGTACGGCGATGTAAGCACTTGTAGTTTTCATGCTACAAAAGTATTTCATACAGGTGAAGGTGGAGCAGTTTTTACAAATGATAAAGAATTACAACATAAAATCTTTTACAGTCATAATTTTGGTCATAATGGTCCATTAGATTTTCATGGTTTAGGAATCAATGCCAAAATATCTGAATTACAAGCAGCAATGGGTTTATCTGTTTTACCTTTTATGGAAGAAATTTTAAATGGAAGAGAAAAAACTGTTGGTTTTTACAATGAAAATCTAAATCTTGATAAAATTCAAACATTAAAACTTAGAGAAGGAACCAATTGGAATTTTAGTTACTATCCAATTGTTTTAGAATCGGAAAATGCACTTTTAGAAGTAATGGATAAATTAAAGGAGAAAGATATTTTTCCTAGACGCTATTTTTATCCATCATTAAATAAATTAAATTATGTTGCAGGACCAAAAATGCCAATTTCAGAAAGTATTGCCTCTAGAATTTTATGTTTGCCTTTATCAGCAGAATATAAAGAAGAAGATCTTAATATCATTACAAACATAATTAATAATGTAGTATGTTAA
- a CDS encoding sulfotransferase, whose translation MIFKKQTLKIFCIGNNKTGTTSLEKFFKDHDYNVANQREAELLLDDYINRNWKPIIQYCKKYEVFQDIPFSMPYLYVVLDHVFPNSKFILSVRDTPEQWYNSISKFHGKLFGKNGELPTKEDLQNGNYIQNGWIWKAMKERYGDYENPYDKDRLIKLNEDYNDSVRNYFKNKSNFLEINVSDENAVQKLSNFLGIKALYNGFPHENKT comes from the coding sequence ATGATATTTAAGAAACAAACACTAAAAATTTTTTGTATTGGTAATAATAAGACAGGAACAACATCTTTAGAAAAGTTTTTTAAAGATCATGATTATAATGTTGCCAATCAAAGAGAAGCAGAATTATTGCTTGATGATTATATAAATAGAAATTGGAAACCAATTATTCAATATTGCAAAAAGTATGAAGTTTTCCAAGATATACCTTTTTCAATGCCTTATTTATATGTTGTATTAGACCATGTGTTTCCAAATAGTAAATTTATATTAAGTGTTCGAGATACACCAGAACAATGGTATAATTCAATATCTAAATTTCATGGAAAATTATTTGGGAAGAATGGAGAATTACCAACAAAAGAAGATTTACAAAACGGAAATTATATACAAAACGGATGGATTTGGAAAGCAATGAAAGAGCGTTATGGCGATTATGAAAATCCTTATGATAAAGATAGATTAATAAAACTTAATGAAGATTATAATGATTCAGTAAGAAATTATTTTAAAAATAAATCTAATTTTCTTGAAATAAATGTTTCCGATGAAAATGCGGTACAAAAATTGTCAAATTTTCTTGGAATTAAAGCTTTATACAATGGTTTTCCTCATGAAAATAAAACATAG
- a CDS encoding sulfotransferase family protein: protein MLNKFLLKSHFPDFIIVGVQKGGTTTLHSLLNQHPQLQGSKVKELHYFDRKIHERDSLKNYKRNFLGNRFQQKKYFESTPNYMYQQNFGKEIVKLNPNIKLIILLREPVERAFSAWNMFRDMYVKNEGEELLKHYRGEEIYDLLFKSKDDFPSFEEAIEMERSIENTSDEPSFLRRGLYEKQINRLYESIKKDNILVLFSTDLKSKPNEELKKTIEFLGVEPFDFTIRNLHEREYVEKISEETKQKLKEYFKESNLKLSELLGKKITWNDI, encoded by the coding sequence ATGTTAAATAAATTTTTATTAAAATCTCATTTCCCAGATTTTATAATTGTTGGGGTTCAAAAAGGGGGTACAACAACTTTACATAGTTTATTAAATCAGCATCCTCAATTACAAGGTTCTAAGGTTAAAGAATTGCATTATTTCGATAGAAAAATTCATGAGAGAGATTCTTTAAAAAATTATAAAAGAAATTTTTTGGGAAATAGATTTCAACAAAAAAAGTACTTTGAATCAACTCCAAATTATATGTATCAACAAAATTTTGGTAAAGAAATTGTAAAACTTAATCCAAATATAAAACTTATAATTTTATTGCGAGAACCAGTTGAAAGAGCTTTTTCAGCATGGAATATGTTTAGGGATATGTATGTTAAAAATGAAGGTGAGGAATTATTAAAACATTACAGAGGAGAAGAAATTTATGATTTACTTTTTAAGAGTAAGGATGATTTTCCATCATTTGAAGAAGCTATAGAAATGGAAAGAAGTATTGAAAACACTTCAGATGAACCATCTTTTTTGAGAAGAGGACTATACGAAAAACAAATAAACAGGCTTTATGAAAGCATAAAAAAAGACAATATATTGGTTTTGTTTTCTACAGATTTGAAGTCTAAACCTAATGAAGAATTAAAAAAAACAATTGAGTTTTTAGGAGTTGAACCATTTGATTTTACTATAAGAAACTTGCATGAAAGAGAATATGTTGAAAAAATTAGTGAAGAAACAAAACAAAAGTTAAAAGAGTATTTTAAAGAATCAAATTTAAAATTATCTGAATTACTTGGTAAGAAAATTACTTGGAATGATATTTAA
- a CDS encoding polysaccharide ABC transporter ATP-binding protein has protein sequence MGEVLIKAENVSKKFAKDFKKSLYYGLVDVFSSVFRKKQNKGLRKDEFWAVQNISFEVRRGECLGLIGHNGAGKSTLLKILNGLIAPDEGSITMYGKVGALIELGAGFNPILSGRENIYNNAAIIGFTKNEIDAKLQDIIDFAEIEEFIDMPVQNYSSGMKVRLGFAVAAQMEPDVLIVDEVLAVGDLGFILKCFKQIDTILPNTAVIFVSHNMPMVSRICNEIILMDHGKVEYQGSEVSKGINLYYKKFSNSSFNVVFDDKRIEFISCKLINIKNTESDHFNWLEDMIIELEFKNKALHKIPFVNLSIFDKEQRGIGVITADLNDDFIEVNQFFKVKITYKQLQFSKGRYSLNLNVSESENINPVLRINTIAEFTVNDSCEIWSPFKLKTETNYVK, from the coding sequence ATGGGAGAAGTATTAATTAAAGCAGAGAACGTTTCAAAAAAGTTTGCTAAAGATTTTAAAAAGAGTCTTTATTACGGGCTAGTAGATGTTTTTAGTAGTGTATTTCGAAAAAAGCAAAATAAAGGTTTACGAAAAGACGAATTTTGGGCAGTACAAAATATTAGTTTTGAAGTAAGAAGAGGAGAATGTTTAGGATTAATAGGTCATAACGGAGCGGGTAAAAGTACATTGTTAAAAATACTAAACGGATTAATTGCTCCAGATGAAGGTAGCATTACCATGTATGGTAAAGTAGGTGCTTTAATAGAACTTGGAGCTGGATTTAATCCTATTTTATCAGGAAGAGAAAATATATATAATAATGCGGCAATAATTGGTTTTACAAAAAATGAAATCGATGCAAAATTGCAAGATATTATTGATTTTGCAGAGATTGAAGAATTTATTGATATGCCTGTTCAAAATTATAGTTCGGGTATGAAAGTGCGTTTAGGTTTTGCTGTTGCTGCGCAAATGGAACCCGATGTTTTAATTGTAGATGAGGTTTTGGCTGTTGGAGATTTAGGTTTTATTTTAAAATGTTTCAAACAAATAGATACTATTTTGCCAAATACAGCCGTAATATTTGTATCGCATAATATGCCTATGGTGTCACGTATTTGTAATGAAATTATTTTAATGGATCATGGTAAAGTAGAATACCAAGGAAGTGAAGTTTCAAAAGGTATAAATCTATATTATAAAAAATTTTCTAATTCTTCATTTAATGTTGTTTTTGACGACAAGAGAATAGAATTTATTTCTTGTAAATTAATAAATATTAAAAATACAGAATCAGATCATTTTAATTGGTTAGAAGATATGATAATAGAATTAGAATTTAAGAATAAAGCATTACATAAAATACCATTTGTAAATCTTAGTATATTCGATAAAGAACAAAGAGGAATTGGGGTTATTACAGCTGATTTAAATGATGACTTTATTGAAGTTAATCAATTTTTCAAAGTTAAAATTACATATAAGCAACTTCAATTTTCTAAAGGTAGATATAGTTTAAATTTAAATGTCTCGGAAAGTGAAAATATAAATCCAGTATTAAGAATAAATACAATAGCTGAGTTTACTGTAAATGATAGTTGCGAAATTTGGTCGCCTTTTAAATTAAAAACTGAAACAAATTATGTTAAATAA